From Variovorax sp. PMC12, the proteins below share one genomic window:
- a CDS encoding SDR family NAD(P)-dependent oxidoreductase codes for MTTMFDLTGKVALVTGGNGGIGLGMAQGLAKAGARVIVAARNTQKSAAAVEALKALGSDSFALEADVSDEASVQKLFDEAAARCGRLDILINNAGTTVRKPVDQLALSEWHKVMDTNLTSAFLCSRAAHAHLKAAGGGKIINIGSMMSIFGAPYAPAYAASKAGIVQLTKSTALSWAPDNIQVNAILPGWFETELTDGARSQIPGLYDRVVARAAAGRWGQPGDIAGTAVFLSSAASDYVTGTAIPVDGGFSIAG; via the coding sequence ATGACGACGATGTTCGACCTCACGGGCAAGGTCGCGCTGGTCACGGGCGGCAACGGGGGCATCGGCCTCGGCATGGCGCAAGGACTTGCCAAGGCCGGCGCGCGCGTCATCGTGGCCGCGCGCAACACGCAGAAGTCGGCCGCCGCGGTCGAGGCGCTGAAGGCGCTGGGCAGCGACAGCTTCGCGCTCGAAGCCGACGTGAGCGACGAGGCCTCGGTGCAGAAGCTGTTCGACGAGGCCGCCGCGCGCTGCGGGCGGCTCGACATCCTCATCAACAACGCCGGCACCACGGTGCGCAAGCCTGTCGACCAGCTCGCGCTGTCCGAATGGCACAAGGTGATGGACACCAACCTCACCAGCGCCTTCCTGTGCAGCCGCGCCGCGCATGCGCACCTGAAGGCCGCGGGCGGCGGCAAGATCATCAACATCGGCTCGATGATGTCGATCTTCGGCGCGCCCTATGCGCCGGCCTACGCCGCGAGCAAGGCCGGCATCGTGCAGCTCACCAAGTCGACCGCGCTCTCGTGGGCGCCCGACAACATCCAGGTCAACGCGATCTTGCCCGGCTGGTTCGAGACCGAGCTCACCGACGGCGCGCGCAGCCAGATCCCGGGCCTGTACGACCGCGTGGTGGCCCGCGCCGCCGCCGGCCGCTGGGGCCAGCCGGGCGACATCGCCGGCACCGCCGTGTTCCTGTCGAGCGCCGCGTCCGACTACGTGACGGGCACCGCGATTCCCGTGGACGGCGGGTTTTCTATAGCCGGATAG
- a CDS encoding methyltransferase family protein, producing MLFWFQIFAFIAGTAALLYASRGPLSRPGSHGFYRFFAWECMLVLALVNLPWWHDDPFSARQIVSSIFFVLSIWLPIHAVRLLKAQGKPTEARSDDPALYGFEKTSAVVSSGAFRYIRHPMYTALMLLAWGAFLKQFSWLTLLLVLAATVLLFMTALRDEQECIAHFGDAYRDYMRRTRRFIPFVL from the coding sequence ATGCTCTTCTGGTTCCAGATCTTCGCCTTCATTGCCGGCACCGCCGCGCTGCTCTACGCTTCGCGCGGCCCGCTGAGCCGGCCCGGCTCGCACGGCTTCTACCGCTTCTTCGCATGGGAATGCATGCTGGTGCTGGCGCTGGTCAACCTGCCGTGGTGGCATGACGATCCGTTCTCGGCCAGGCAGATCGTCTCCAGCATCTTCTTCGTGCTGTCGATCTGGCTGCCGATCCATGCGGTGCGCCTGCTCAAGGCGCAGGGCAAGCCGACAGAGGCGCGCAGCGACGACCCCGCGCTCTACGGCTTCGAGAAGACATCCGCCGTCGTCAGCAGCGGCGCTTTCCGCTACATCCGCCACCCGATGTACACCGCGCTGATGCTGCTGGCCTGGGGTGCGTTTCTCAAGCAGTTCAGCTGGCTCACGCTGCTGCTGGTGCTCGCGGCCACGGTGCTGCTGTTCATGACGGCGCTGCGCGACGAGCAGGAATGCATCGCGCATTTCGGCGATGCCTACCGCGACTACATGCGGCGCACGCGGCGCTTCATTCCCTTCGTTCTGTAG